One Owenweeksia hongkongensis DSM 17368 genomic region harbors:
- a CDS encoding transglutaminase domain-containing protein: MAKTKIILHLKNCLFTLLLIFSIFASSQVSDFQNINLQKADSIADFYHGESLTNLPLLSFKLTNDLTTPVEKFRSLHTWVCKNIENDYGFYLENKRHREFFQKDSIKLNDWNKSFQKRVFTKLLEDRQTICTGYAYLVMELANQAGIKCKIIDGYARTPSSNVKTLGIPNHSWNAVQLNEKWYLCDPTWSSGNIYPFGEVSKFVHQYNDGYFLCDPSFFIKNHFPLDTAWTLTGQFSVADFLNGPIVYNSAFRYGLYPTSPKSMQLKLTKNDSITFSFHTDEQIDANKIYFRLISGSHKITAVPEIITQDNGILILQHSFNKSGYSDLHIMIEDQVLITYTASVNRK, from the coding sequence GTGGCAAAAACTAAAATCATTCTTCATTTGAAAAACTGCTTATTTACTTTGCTGCTCATATTTTCAATATTTGCATCAAGTCAAGTTTCCGATTTTCAAAATATAAACCTTCAAAAGGCAGATAGCATTGCCGATTTTTATCATGGTGAAAGTTTAACCAATCTGCCTCTTTTGTCTTTTAAATTAACCAATGACTTAACTACTCCGGTGGAGAAATTCCGATCATTACATACTTGGGTGTGTAAGAATATAGAGAATGATTACGGCTTTTACCTCGAGAATAAAAGACACCGTGAGTTTTTTCAAAAGGACAGTATTAAGCTAAATGATTGGAATAAATCATTTCAAAAAAGAGTCTTCACAAAACTTTTAGAAGATCGACAAACAATATGTACTGGTTACGCCTATCTTGTAATGGAGCTAGCAAATCAAGCGGGCATTAAGTGTAAAATTATAGATGGTTATGCACGTACACCTAGTTCTAATGTAAAGACACTGGGAATTCCTAATCATTCTTGGAACGCGGTTCAATTAAATGAAAAATGGTACCTCTGCGATCCCACTTGGTCTAGCGGAAATATTTACCCCTTTGGAGAGGTTAGTAAATTTGTACACCAATATAATGACGGCTACTTCCTTTGTGATCCCAGTTTTTTCATTAAAAATCATTTCCCTTTGGATACAGCTTGGACTCTTACCGGGCAATTTAGTGTAGCCGATTTTCTAAATGGACCAATTGTTTACAATTCTGCTTTTAGGTATGGACTCTATCCTACTTCACCCAAATCAATGCAATTAAAACTGACCAAAAATGACAGCATTACATTTTCGTTCCATACCGATGAACAAATAGACGCCAATAAAATATATTTTAGACTAATAAGCGGTTCTCACAAGATAACTGCTGTCCCCGAAATTATTACTCAAGACAATGGAATTTTAATATTGCAGCATTCCTTTAATAAGAGTGGTTACTCAGACCTACATATAATGATAGAAGATCAAGTATTAATAACTTATACAGCTAGTGTTAATCGCAAATAA
- a CDS encoding PQQ-dependent sugar dehydrogenase, with the protein MRNFKRIILSVVLGLVANVAFSSCSENRSDELADNKPTSPTDSILPPVETNPPNTDYEPAFEGQTRVLGIKTKTDYTVTEFANGLSSPWGMCNLPDGRILVTEKNGTMRIVSQSGSVGGEITGLPPVNSSGQGGLLDVAVDPNFASNRIVYWSFSKNGNNGTATAVGKGKLSNDETEIENAQVIYVAFPEFNSTLHYGSRLVWDADGNLFVSTGERSNKQSRPEAQNLDAALGKIVRITTDGSPAPGNPFIGQTDVLPEIYSYGHRNVQGLARHPVTGDLWEAEFGPKGGDEVNLIKPGNDYGWPAISYGVEYSGGPIGQGITQKEGMEQPVYYWDPVVSPSGITFYSGSMISEWTNNLFLACLSGQHIARLVIEGNRVVREERLLEDENERFRDVLEGTDGALYAITDSGKMYKIYL; encoded by the coding sequence ATGAGAAATTTCAAGAGAATCATTTTGAGTGTAGTGCTGGGCTTAGTAGCAAATGTTGCGTTTTCTTCATGTTCAGAAAATAGAAGTGATGAACTGGCGGACAATAAACCAACAAGCCCTACGGATAGTATCCTTCCTCCGGTAGAAACCAATCCTCCTAATACCGATTATGAACCAGCGTTTGAAGGGCAAACCCGGGTGCTTGGTATAAAAACCAAGACAGACTATACGGTTACAGAATTTGCCAATGGCTTATCCAGCCCTTGGGGAATGTGCAACTTACCGGATGGTAGAATTTTGGTTACTGAGAAAAATGGAACGATGCGCATTGTTTCGCAGTCGGGGAGTGTAGGGGGCGAAATTACAGGCTTACCTCCGGTAAACAGTTCCGGGCAGGGAGGCTTGCTGGATGTAGCTGTTGACCCCAATTTTGCATCTAATCGAATAGTGTATTGGTCATTTTCAAAAAATGGAAATAATGGTACCGCCACTGCCGTGGGAAAAGGAAAGCTTTCGAATGACGAAACCGAAATTGAAAATGCGCAGGTGATTTACGTGGCATTTCCTGAGTTTAACAGTACGCTGCATTATGGTTCACGTTTGGTTTGGGATGCAGACGGAAATTTGTTCGTAAGCACAGGGGAGCGTTCCAACAAACAATCTCGCCCGGAGGCGCAAAACCTGGATGCTGCTTTGGGTAAAATTGTGCGAATTACAACGGATGGCAGTCCTGCCCCGGGAAATCCTTTTATAGGGCAAACAGACGTATTGCCGGAAATATATTCCTACGGACATCGCAATGTACAAGGCCTGGCCAGGCATCCTGTTACAGGAGATTTGTGGGAAGCAGAATTTGGCCCCAAAGGTGGCGATGAAGTGAATTTGATAAAGCCCGGCAATGATTATGGCTGGCCCGCCATTTCTTACGGAGTAGAATATTCCGGTGGACCGATTGGGCAGGGAATTACCCAAAAGGAAGGTATGGAGCAACCGGTTTACTATTGGGATCCGGTGGTTTCCCCCAGTGGAATTACTTTTTACTCAGGAAGCATGATTAGCGAGTGGACGAACAACTTGTTTTTAGCATGCCTGAGTGGGCAGCACATTGCACGATTAGTGATTGAAGGAAACAGAGTGGTGAGAGAAGAGCGTCTTTTGGAAGATGAAAACGAACGTTTCCGTGATGTACTGGAAGGAACCGATGGAGCGCTGTACGCTATTACCGATAGTGGGAAGATGTATAAAATTTATTTGTAA
- a CDS encoding SDR family oxidoreductase, translated as MNLKDKVVIITGASSGIGRATALKLAQDGAKVVISARRKEKLEELKKEISDKGGTALVVEADVTKRDDIKNLVKQTKDTFGVCDVLVNNAGIMPLSYMKNMHVDEWLKMVDVNINGVLYCLAEVLPDMVERKSGHIINISSVAGREVMPGSAVYSATKFAVRALSDGLRKELSPGHNIRITCIEPGAVETELTESITDEELMDDFKNKMGDLDFLDSDDIAKAIYYAVTQGDNVHVNELQIRPVSQG; from the coding sequence ATGAATTTAAAAGACAAAGTAGTAATCATCACAGGGGCAAGTAGCGGAATAGGTAGAGCCACTGCACTGAAATTAGCCCAGGATGGAGCTAAAGTTGTGATATCCGCAAGGCGCAAAGAAAAGCTTGAAGAGCTTAAAAAAGAGATTAGTGATAAAGGTGGCACTGCGCTGGTGGTGGAAGCTGATGTAACCAAGCGCGATGATATCAAAAACCTAGTAAAGCAGACAAAAGACACTTTTGGAGTGTGTGATGTTTTGGTAAATAACGCTGGTATTATGCCCCTTAGCTACATGAAAAATATGCATGTGGATGAATGGCTGAAAATGGTTGATGTGAATATAAACGGGGTGCTGTATTGCCTGGCAGAAGTACTGCCGGATATGGTGGAGCGTAAAAGTGGCCATATCATAAACATCAGCAGTGTAGCTGGACGTGAGGTGATGCCTGGAAGCGCTGTATACTCGGCAACAAAATTTGCGGTACGAGCTTTAAGCGATGGGCTGCGCAAAGAACTTTCGCCTGGTCATAATATCAGAATTACTTGTATAGAACCAGGAGCAGTGGAGACTGAGCTTACTGAAAGCATTACGGATGAAGAATTGATGGACGATTTTAAGAACAAAATGGGAGATCTTGATTTTCTGGATAGCGATGATATTGCCAAAGCTATTTACTATGCCGTTACTCAAGGAGACAACGTGCATGTAAATGAATTGCAGATAAGACCAGTTTCTCAAGGCTAA
- a CDS encoding NAD-dependent succinate-semialdehyde dehydrogenase, protein MSNSEADSKIISTTNPANGKKIKDYKLMSDGEVNQAIEACHEAFLSWKFVSHKERAEKIRSIGNALQENKEDLVKIIVQEMGKLKRQAESEIDLCSALCEYTAKNGPSQLADEERELPEGGRGLVTYSPIGVVYGIQPWNFPVYQVIRYTIASLMAGNGVLLKHASSVTGSGLKLQEIIKKSGLPQNLFTVLVIDHDQSDDVIGNDLVRGVTLTGSPDAGKHIGKLAGNKLKKAVLELGSNDAYIVLEDADLEVAIKHCVRGRVFNNGETCVAAKRFIVVDKLYDKFKEGFVTKMASLKYGDPNNSDNKLGPIAREDLRKELHEQVEKSVENGAEILCGGEIPEGDGFYYPATVLGNVKPGQPAYDDELFGPVASLIYAKDDEDAMRIANDSRFGLGGGIFSKDEDKAFQLAKEHFDTGMIFINSFGLAQPNMPFGGVKNSGYGREHGGFGVKEFVNVKAIMRL, encoded by the coding sequence ATGAGTAATTCAGAAGCGGATAGTAAAATCATCAGCACCACCAATCCTGCAAACGGAAAGAAAATAAAGGATTATAAACTAATGAGTGATGGCGAGGTAAACCAAGCCATCGAAGCGTGCCATGAGGCTTTTCTAAGCTGGAAGTTTGTTTCTCACAAAGAAAGGGCTGAGAAGATTAGGTCAATCGGGAATGCACTGCAGGAAAACAAGGAAGATCTTGTAAAAATCATAGTGCAGGAGATGGGTAAATTGAAGAGACAGGCAGAGTCGGAAATTGACCTTTGTTCTGCTCTATGTGAATATACTGCTAAGAATGGTCCATCACAGCTTGCCGATGAGGAACGCGAATTACCCGAGGGTGGTCGTGGCCTAGTCACTTATTCCCCTATTGGTGTGGTGTACGGCATTCAGCCCTGGAATTTTCCCGTGTATCAAGTAATTCGATATACAATAGCTAGCCTAATGGCTGGTAATGGTGTGCTTTTAAAACACGCAAGTTCGGTTACGGGCTCAGGGCTTAAGCTTCAGGAGATTATCAAAAAGTCCGGTTTACCCCAAAACTTATTTACAGTGTTGGTGATTGACCACGATCAGTCAGATGACGTAATTGGTAATGATTTGGTACGCGGAGTAACCCTTACTGGTAGCCCCGATGCGGGCAAGCACATAGGAAAACTAGCGGGTAATAAACTAAAGAAAGCCGTATTGGAACTAGGTTCTAATGATGCCTATATTGTGCTGGAGGACGCTGATCTGGAAGTGGCCATAAAGCACTGCGTAAGAGGTAGGGTATTCAATAATGGAGAAACCTGTGTGGCCGCAAAACGTTTTATAGTAGTAGATAAACTCTATGATAAATTTAAGGAAGGATTTGTGACAAAAATGGCTAGCCTGAAATATGGCGATCCCAATAATAGTGACAATAAGCTGGGCCCCATAGCTCGAGAAGATTTACGTAAAGAACTTCATGAGCAAGTTGAAAAGAGTGTTGAAAACGGAGCTGAAATTTTGTGCGGGGGTGAAATTCCTGAAGGTGATGGGTTTTATTATCCTGCCACAGTGTTGGGTAATGTAAAGCCCGGTCAGCCTGCTTATGATGATGAATTGTTTGGGCCAGTGGCCTCACTCATTTATGCTAAAGATGATGAAGACGCTATGCGTATTGCAAACGATAGTCGCTTTGGCCTTGGGGGGGGTATCTTTTCTAAAGATGAGGACAAAGCCTTTCAGCTAGCTAAGGAGCATTTTGATACGGGCATGATATTTATCAATTCATTTGGCTTAGCCCAACCCAATATGCCTTTTGGTGGAGTAAAAAACTCAGGATATGGACGCGAGCACGGAGGTTTTGGAGTAAAAGAATTTGTAAACGTAAAAGCCATCATGAGGCTTTGA
- a CDS encoding fatty acid desaturase family protein, which translates to MDRKVFRFQAEQAGFDKTVKKRIRAYFEENDISRFANTNMVLKTIFIVLLYIVPYILFITGLVTNPWLIFGLWGVMGIATAFAGVNIMHDANHGCYSRYSWVNTFIGHASNLIGIFPAMWKLQHNVLHHTYTNIEGADDDIDAPPILRLSPHDPLKKIHKGQYIYAWFLYMLLSIMRTTVKEFKQIFSYSKKGLIKSKKKTRGYLAELIMWKVIYFGYLIILPSILLPQSVFFFIGCWAFMHLFTGFILSIIFQLAHVMPDCAYPLPNEAGRLEDTWAVHQMYTTTNFATGNKFITWWFGGLNFQVEHHLLSNICHVHYPNLAPIVEKTAKEFGVPYYSQSTFGSALVSHGRMLYKLGRVEVA; encoded by the coding sequence ATGGATAGGAAGGTTTTTAGGTTTCAAGCTGAGCAAGCAGGTTTTGATAAAACGGTAAAGAAAAGAATCAGAGCGTATTTTGAAGAAAATGATATTTCACGTTTTGCGAACACCAACATGGTTCTCAAAACTATTTTCATTGTCCTTCTCTACATAGTTCCCTACATTTTGTTTATCACAGGTTTGGTTACCAATCCATGGCTCATATTTGGGCTATGGGGAGTTATGGGAATTGCAACCGCCTTTGCAGGGGTGAATATTATGCACGATGCCAACCACGGGTGCTACTCTCGTTACTCATGGGTCAACACTTTTATCGGTCATGCCTCAAATCTAATAGGGATATTTCCGGCCATGTGGAAATTGCAGCATAATGTGTTACATCATACTTACACCAATATTGAAGGCGCAGATGATGATATTGATGCTCCGCCCATTTTAAGATTGTCACCACATGATCCGCTAAAAAAAATACACAAGGGACAGTATATATATGCTTGGTTCTTGTATATGCTGTTGAGCATTATGCGTACCACCGTCAAAGAATTCAAGCAAATCTTTAGTTATTCAAAAAAAGGACTGATCAAGTCGAAAAAGAAAACCAGAGGCTATCTGGCGGAATTGATAATGTGGAAGGTGATTTACTTCGGGTACCTCATTATATTACCAAGTATCCTTTTGCCACAGTCCGTTTTTTTCTTTATTGGATGCTGGGCTTTCATGCATCTTTTTACAGGTTTTATTCTCAGTATTATTTTTCAATTGGCGCACGTAATGCCTGATTGCGCCTACCCATTACCAAATGAAGCAGGAAGATTGGAAGATACATGGGCCGTACATCAAATGTACACCACTACCAATTTTGCTACCGGAAATAAGTTCATTACCTGGTGGTTTGGCGGGCTTAACTTTCAGGTAGAACACCACTTGCTAAGCAACATTTGCCATGTTCACTACCCCAATTTGGCACCTATTGTAGAAAAGACCGCCAAGGAATTTGGAGTGCCTTACTATTCTCAATCTACTTTTGGAAGTGCCTTGGTTAGCCACGGCCGTATGCTCTACAAGTTGGGTAGAGTAGAGGTTGCGTAA
- the uvrB gene encoding excinuclease ABC subunit UvrB, which translates to MAQNFKITSKYSPTGDQPQAIKELVEGIKRGDRYQNLLGVTGSGKTFTAANVVEQINKPTLVLSHNKTLAAQLYSEFKNYFPDNAVEYFVSYYDYYQPEAYIPSSGTYIEKDLSINDEIEKLRLSTTSSLLSGRSDVLVVASVSCLYGIGNPQEFANQVIELKVGQVIGRNAFLHLLVSALYSRTTAEFNRGSFRVKGDTVDVFPGYSDTAFRIHFWGDEIEAIERFDPSSRDVLEKFDTVRIFPANIFVTGKNQLNSAIHQIQDDMVKQVDFFKMNQRPLEAKRLQERTEFDLEMIRELGYCSGIENYSRYLDGRLPGTRPFCLLDYFPDDYLMLIDESHVTISQVRAMYGGDRSRKENLVEYGFRLPAAMDNRPLKFEEFEMLQNQVIYISATPADYELEKSDGVVVEQLIRPTGLLDPIIEVRPVENQVDDLMEEINKRTDVDERVLVTTLTKRMAEELTKYLTRYGIRCRYIHSDVDTLERVEIMRDLRLGVFDVLIGVNLLREGLDLPEVSLVAILDADKEGFLRAERSLVQTVGRAARNLNGKAIMYADKMTNSMQRTIDETNRRRSIQQEYNEKHGITPTALDKSTDALLPGAKATIMNPYVQVGGTPMAADIKEVYHSKQDMQKDIEKIRKKMENAAKALDFIEAARLRDELGMMEDRMKKEFS; encoded by the coding sequence ATGGCACAAAACTTTAAGATTACTTCCAAGTATTCTCCTACAGGGGATCAACCGCAGGCTATCAAAGAATTAGTAGAGGGTATAAAACGTGGCGACCGCTATCAAAACCTGCTGGGGGTAACGGGTTCTGGTAAAACTTTTACCGCTGCCAATGTGGTAGAGCAAATCAACAAACCAACTCTTGTACTTAGCCATAATAAGACTTTGGCGGCACAGCTTTACAGCGAATTCAAAAATTACTTTCCTGATAATGCTGTCGAATACTTTGTTTCATACTACGATTATTATCAGCCAGAAGCTTACATCCCATCCAGCGGAACCTACATTGAGAAGGATCTTTCGATAAATGATGAAATAGAAAAACTGCGACTGAGCACCACTTCTTCCCTCCTTTCGGGGCGAAGCGATGTGCTTGTGGTGGCGTCTGTTTCATGCCTTTACGGAATTGGTAATCCTCAGGAATTTGCCAATCAGGTGATTGAGTTAAAAGTTGGGCAAGTAATCGGTCGAAACGCCTTTTTGCACCTTTTAGTAAGTGCACTTTATAGTCGCACTACTGCTGAGTTTAACCGTGGTAGCTTTCGCGTAAAAGGTGATACGGTAGATGTATTTCCTGGATATTCCGACACCGCATTTCGCATTCACTTTTGGGGAGATGAAATTGAGGCCATTGAGCGCTTCGATCCTTCTTCACGGGATGTTTTGGAGAAATTTGATACCGTTCGAATTTTCCCTGCCAACATATTTGTAACCGGAAAAAATCAATTGAATTCTGCCATTCATCAAATTCAGGATGACATGGTAAAGCAGGTAGATTTCTTTAAGATGAATCAGCGTCCGCTTGAAGCAAAACGCCTACAGGAGCGCACCGAGTTTGACCTCGAAATGATTCGTGAATTAGGCTACTGTTCAGGAATAGAAAACTACTCACGTTACTTGGATGGCCGCCTACCAGGCACAAGACCTTTCTGCCTGTTGGATTATTTTCCCGATGACTATTTGATGCTCATTGACGAAAGTCACGTTACTATTTCGCAAGTCCGCGCCATGTATGGAGGTGACCGTTCCCGTAAGGAAAACCTGGTGGAATATGGATTTAGACTTCCTGCTGCCATGGACAATCGTCCATTGAAGTTTGAAGAATTTGAAATGCTTCAAAACCAAGTGATTTACATCAGTGCAACACCTGCCGATTACGAGTTAGAGAAAAGTGACGGTGTTGTAGTAGAGCAGCTTATCCGCCCTACGGGACTACTCGATCCTATCATTGAGGTTCGCCCAGTGGAAAATCAGGTGGACGACTTGATGGAAGAAATAAACAAACGTACTGATGTGGACGAGCGAGTTTTGGTGACAACCCTTACTAAAAGGATGGCTGAAGAGTTGACCAAATACCTTACTCGCTACGGCATTCGTTGCCGCTATATTCACTCCGATGTGGACACCCTAGAGCGTGTTGAAATTATGCGCGATTTACGTCTTGGTGTTTTTGATGTATTGATAGGTGTAAACCTTCTCCGTGAAGGCTTGGACTTACCTGAAGTTTCGCTCGTTGCCATTTTGGATGCTGACAAAGAAGGCTTCCTTCGTGCTGAGCGCTCTTTGGTGCAAACTGTTGGACGTGCCGCTCGTAATCTTAACGGAAAAGCCATAATGTATGCTGATAAAATGACCAACAGCATGCAGCGTACTATTGATGAAACCAATCGTAGGCGTAGCATTCAGCAAGAGTACAACGAGAAACATGGCATCACCCCAACTGCTCTTGATAAGTCTACCGATGCTTTGCTCCCAGGTGCAAAAGCCACTATTATGAACCCTTATGTTCAAGTAGGCGGTACACCTATGGCAGCTGATATAAAGGAGGTATATCATAGTAAGCAAGATATGCAAAAGGACATTGAGAAGATTCGTAAGAAAATGGAGAATGCCGCTAAAGCCCTTGACTTTATTGAAGCAGCCCGTCTTCGTGATGAACTTGGAATGATGGAGGATCGTATGAAAAAAGAGTTTTCTTAA
- a CDS encoding sensor histidine kinase: MNFPSTIRSVFLIIIFYLATSLSLKAQSGNKRKQSKNLVNTYLDSAWNNYVAHLPFDHFVISADSIAKSEGLPELFSTIYGYKGLYFSSIGNTDSSIYYQLQAIKIFESVDSLAPKLVNAYYNLADTYERAELDNKALFYARKSLEQAKIMGNSVDVRYCYTLIASILTSMANHIKDDLKNYSLRSEAIKESRKALRGSNYDSLLSFEFNALLSLSDNYREIYALPRDGENYTISHYLDSAEKYNNIAYSHTPDSMVHLKNVALAQKSFILQERGEFDEALELLNQAGKVLMMNSDLSNVQRFYKAKEDLYLEMGIMDSAFYYQKLHYNISDSIADLETRKYTNQLETQYETAKKEKRIQALETQSKLQKAKNQLSLTVAIAIGVILIIVIYFLIQNRKKSKRLAEQNKIIQQSHKEIEDLIRESHHRIKNNLQVVSSLLKMQSKNAKSEETKANLLEAFNRVKTIAVLHQKLQGSQTFKQIQMQEFVSQLTEAIQGSVMSSNQDIQLSTDVDPILLSTDQSISIGLIINEVLTNSFKYAFAEKKGSIILQLKEEETDNIILKIYDDGKGLPEDFDISQNPSLGYKIINSMTVKLKGKLDISGINGTCTSIHFKKTPIA; this comes from the coding sequence TTGAACTTCCCTTCCACCATCCGCTCAGTTTTTCTTATTATAATATTTTATCTTGCTACTTCGCTTTCACTCAAAGCGCAATCAGGCAATAAGAGAAAACAATCCAAAAACCTTGTTAATACTTATTTAGATTCTGCATGGAATAACTATGTTGCGCACCTCCCTTTTGATCATTTTGTAATAAGCGCTGATTCAATCGCCAAAAGTGAAGGTTTACCTGAGCTATTTTCCACCATTTATGGATATAAAGGTTTATATTTTTCCTCAATAGGTAATACGGATTCTTCCATTTATTACCAGCTTCAAGCCATCAAGATTTTTGAAAGCGTAGATTCTCTAGCCCCCAAATTGGTAAATGCTTACTATAATTTAGCGGATACATACGAAAGAGCCGAATTAGACAACAAAGCATTGTTTTATGCTCGTAAATCCCTGGAGCAAGCCAAAATTATGGGTAATTCAGTTGATGTGAGGTATTGCTATACCCTTATTGCATCCATCCTAACCTCCATGGCAAACCATATAAAAGATGATTTAAAAAATTATAGCTTAAGAAGTGAGGCGATAAAAGAAAGCAGAAAAGCATTACGCGGAAGTAATTACGATAGCTTACTCAGTTTTGAGTTTAATGCTCTGTTAAGTCTTTCAGATAATTACCGAGAAATTTACGCTCTTCCTCGCGATGGTGAAAATTACACTATTTCCCATTACCTAGACTCAGCTGAAAAGTATAACAACATCGCATATTCTCATACGCCAGATTCAATGGTTCATCTAAAAAACGTGGCATTAGCGCAGAAAAGTTTTATACTACAGGAAAGGGGAGAGTTTGACGAAGCCTTGGAGCTTCTAAACCAAGCTGGAAAAGTTCTAATGATGAATAGTGACTTATCCAATGTCCAACGGTTCTACAAGGCTAAAGAAGATCTATATCTAGAGATGGGCATCATGGACAGTGCCTTCTACTACCAAAAGTTACATTACAATATTTCGGATAGCATTGCAGATTTGGAAACCCGCAAATATACCAATCAGTTGGAAACGCAATATGAAACGGCAAAAAAGGAAAAGCGCATTCAAGCTTTAGAAACCCAGAGCAAACTGCAAAAAGCCAAAAATCAACTCTCACTAACAGTTGCTATCGCTATAGGTGTTATTCTCATTATCGTTATCTACTTTTTAATTCAAAATAGAAAGAAGTCTAAACGATTGGCAGAGCAAAACAAAATCATTCAACAATCACACAAAGAGATTGAAGACTTAATCAGGGAAAGTCATCACCGTATTAAGAATAACCTCCAGGTTGTAAGTAGTCTTCTTAAAATGCAAAGCAAAAACGCAAAGTCAGAAGAAACCAAAGCAAACCTACTGGAGGCTTTCAATAGGGTAAAAACAATTGCTGTACTTCACCAAAAACTTCAGGGTAGTCAAACCTTTAAGCAAATACAAATGCAAGAGTTTGTTTCGCAACTCACAGAAGCTATTCAGGGCAGTGTTATGAGTTCTAATCAGGATATTCAGTTAAGCACAGATGTAGATCCTATTTTACTTTCCACCGATCAATCTATTTCAATTGGCCTCATTATTAATGAAGTGCTTACCAACAGTTTTAAGTACGCTTTCGCGGAAAAAAAAGGTTCCATTATACTACAGCTAAAAGAAGAAGAAACGGACAACATTATTCTTAAAATTTATGATGACGGCAAAGGCCTTCCTGAAGATTTTGATATTAGCCAAAATCCAAGCCTTGGCTATAAAATTATAAATTCAATGACCGTTAAGTTAAAAGGCAAATTGGATATTTCAGGCATTAACGGAACATGCACGTCCATTCACTTCAAAAAAACTCCTATTGCCTAA
- a CDS encoding LytR/AlgR family response regulator transcription factor, translating into MTNQLDNILIVEDEPLIAEDISDTLQDAGYGIAGIAHSADAAIKILKNSSPSLALLDINIDGHIDGLMLAKIINNDFNVPFIFLTSFTDEKTLNEVKKLKPFGFIVKPFDDKELITNIELAIDKFKEESKELASVESNLNDSFFLKQDGSLIKVSTSEILYAEAFDNYCFIHTHEKKYLLPHTLKAISQKLEGNLFLRIHRSFLVNLNAIEVINEDHLLINNKCIPVAKSSKAELLNRISLL; encoded by the coding sequence ATGACAAATCAACTGGACAACATACTTATCGTAGAAGACGAACCGCTTATCGCGGAAGATATATCTGACACTCTACAAGACGCTGGTTACGGTATAGCCGGCATCGCACACAGTGCAGATGCTGCTATCAAAATTCTTAAAAATTCGTCACCCAGTTTAGCTTTGTTGGATATCAATATTGATGGCCACATTGATGGGCTCATGTTAGCTAAAATCATTAATAATGACTTTAATGTTCCCTTTATCTTCCTTACTTCCTTTACAGATGAGAAAACACTTAATGAGGTAAAAAAATTGAAGCCTTTTGGTTTTATCGTCAAGCCTTTTGACGATAAGGAGCTTATTACCAATATAGAGCTAGCGATTGATAAATTTAAAGAGGAAAGTAAGGAACTGGCAAGTGTAGAAAGTAATCTCAATGATTCTTTTTTCCTCAAACAGGATGGATCACTCATCAAAGTCAGCACTTCCGAAATCCTGTACGCTGAAGCTTTTGATAATTATTGCTTCATCCACACTCATGAAAAGAAGTATTTACTTCCTCATACCCTCAAAGCTATTTCTCAAAAACTTGAAGGAAATCTATTCCTGAGAATTCACAGGAGTTTCTTGGTAAATCTTAATGCTATCGAAGTAATTAATGAAGACCACTTATTGATTAATAATAAGTGTATCCCTGTGGCCAAGAGCTCTAAAGCAGAATTACTCAATCGAATTTCGCTCTTGTAG